A stretch of the Streptomyces ortus genome encodes the following:
- a CDS encoding DUF3159 domain-containing protein — translation MTTRVVPVGTTPDRAGTFRKAARQKDQVNPVQAHTPQQSERPSALEQAGGTRGMVYSALPALAFVAANAMGGLAVGIMVALGVAVIIGVERVLRKESVSPALGGVFGVAIAAGVAWWTGSAKDYFLLGIWLSLAGAVLFLGSVAVRRPLAGVIWNSMTGKGQAWREEPRSRFYFDIATVTLALIFAARFAVQQYLYTQDEVGSLGVAKILMGYPLLAVGLLVTAWAVRASDRRLRALGLIETKQ, via the coding sequence GTGACAACGCGAGTGGTGCCAGTGGGTACCACCCCAGACCGCGCGGGCACCTTTCGCAAGGCCGCCCGGCAGAAGGACCAGGTGAACCCCGTGCAGGCTCATACCCCGCAACAGTCCGAGCGACCGTCGGCACTGGAACAGGCCGGAGGTACACGAGGAATGGTGTATTCGGCGCTGCCGGCGCTGGCGTTCGTAGCCGCGAACGCGATGGGCGGGCTGGCGGTCGGCATCATGGTGGCGCTCGGCGTGGCCGTGATCATCGGCGTCGAGCGCGTGTTGCGCAAGGAGTCGGTGTCCCCGGCGCTGGGCGGCGTATTCGGTGTGGCGATCGCGGCCGGCGTGGCCTGGTGGACGGGGTCGGCGAAGGACTACTTCCTGCTGGGCATCTGGCTGAGCCTGGCCGGTGCGGTGCTCTTCCTGGGGTCGGTGGCCGTGCGGCGGCCCCTGGCCGGGGTGATCTGGAACTCGATGACGGGCAAGGGCCAGGCGTGGCGCGAGGAGCCTCGCTCGCGGTTCTACTTCGACATCGCGACGGTGACGCTGGCACTGATCTTCGCGGCCCGGTTCGCGGTCCAGCAGTACCTGTACACCCAGGACGAGGTCGGTTCGCTGGGCGTCGCCAAGATCCTCATGGGCTATCCGCTGCTGGCGGTGGGGCTCCTCGTGACGGCCTGGGCGGTCCGCGCCTCCGACCGCCGCCTGCGTGCCCTCGGGCTGATCGAGACCAAGCAGTGA
- a CDS encoding S9 family peptidase: MPADRPDVPHLNVEDLLDSPDRAGAVISPDGPKFAYLAPWRDRLNVWIQDLDGEGEARCVTTDSRRSVLRHHWTDDPRRLLYAQDGDGDENYHLHRVDLDPPDNDAVDLTPFPCARVLQVNHRGSTGYGKSFLKAGIGELAGAMHDDLVDAVGWAVERGYADPARVAVFGGSYGGYAALVGVSFTPGLFAAAVDFCGPSNLVTALRNVPDFAKPYLTNNWHLYAGDPDDPAQEADLRARSPLSRVADIRTPLLVVQGANDARVRRSESDQIVEALRNRGVDVEYLVKDDEGHSFANPENTIDMYRAADRFLARHLRDDEHR; encoded by the coding sequence GTGCCCGCCGACCGACCCGACGTCCCGCACCTGAACGTCGAGGACCTGCTCGACTCCCCCGACCGCGCCGGCGCCGTCATCTCACCCGACGGCCCGAAGTTCGCCTACCTGGCTCCCTGGCGTGACCGGCTCAACGTCTGGATCCAGGATCTCGACGGCGAGGGAGAGGCGCGATGCGTCACCACCGACTCCCGGCGCAGCGTCCTGCGCCACCACTGGACCGACGACCCGCGCCGGCTGCTGTACGCACAGGACGGCGACGGGGACGAGAACTACCACCTCCACCGCGTCGACCTCGACCCCCCGGACAACGACGCCGTCGACCTCACCCCCTTCCCCTGCGCCCGGGTCCTCCAGGTGAACCACCGGGGCTCCACCGGATACGGCAAGAGCTTCCTCAAGGCCGGTATCGGCGAACTCGCCGGCGCGATGCACGACGACCTGGTCGACGCCGTCGGCTGGGCCGTGGAGCGGGGCTACGCGGACCCGGCGCGCGTCGCCGTCTTCGGCGGCTCCTACGGCGGGTACGCGGCTCTCGTCGGAGTCTCCTTCACTCCCGGCCTCTTCGCCGCCGCCGTCGACTTCTGCGGCCCCTCCAACCTGGTGACCGCCCTGCGGAACGTGCCGGACTTCGCCAAGCCGTACCTCACCAACAACTGGCACCTGTATGCGGGCGATCCCGACGACCCCGCCCAGGAAGCCGACCTCCGGGCCCGCTCACCGCTCAGCCGGGTGGCCGACATCCGCACCCCACTGCTGGTCGTCCAGGGCGCCAACGACGCCCGCGTGCGCAGGTCGGAGTCCGACCAGATCGTCGAGGCGCTCCGGAACCGCGGCGTGGATGTCGAGTACCTGGTCAAGGACGACGAAGGGCACAGCTTCGCCAACCCGGAGAACACCATCGACATGTACCGCGCGGCCGACCGCTTCCTGGCCCGTCACCTCCGGGACGACGAGCACAGGTGA
- a CDS encoding TetR/AcrR family transcriptional regulator: MAGAEGTTGRGRGGMSAERRRRVRLEVSREASRLFWTQGLEATSGDQIAAAVGLSTRTIWRHFRSKESCAEPIVMSSVDWELATLRSWPRGLSLEDHFRAEALRHGREAGPVEREDIALGIRMIRLGDSEPAIRTAWLMACDQVERQMAGIIAKRLGGEPDDVEMRLHAAAAGAALRVLNERIGAGLLDGASPEDFRGTPERIARAVRRATGGAVGDPVTRGTP; the protein is encoded by the coding sequence ATGGCGGGAGCCGAGGGGACGACCGGGCGGGGGCGGGGCGGGATGAGCGCCGAGCGCAGGCGCCGGGTTCGCCTGGAGGTCTCGCGCGAGGCTTCCCGCCTGTTCTGGACCCAGGGTCTGGAGGCGACGAGCGGTGACCAGATCGCCGCGGCCGTCGGCCTCTCCACCCGGACCATCTGGCGCCACTTCCGCAGCAAGGAGAGCTGCGCGGAGCCGATCGTCATGAGCAGCGTCGACTGGGAGCTGGCCACCCTGCGCAGTTGGCCGCGCGGGCTCTCCCTGGAGGACCACTTCCGCGCCGAGGCGCTGCGGCACGGCCGCGAGGCCGGCCCGGTGGAGCGGGAGGACATCGCGCTCGGCATCAGGATGATCCGCCTCGGTGACAGCGAGCCGGCCATCCGGACGGCCTGGCTGATGGCCTGTGATCAGGTGGAGCGGCAGATGGCCGGGATCATCGCGAAGCGCCTCGGGGGCGAACCGGACGACGTCGAGATGCGGTTGCACGCGGCGGCCGCGGGTGCGGCGCTGCGGGTGCTGAACGAACGCATCGGGGCGGGCCTGCTGGACGGCGCGAGCCCGGAGGATTTCCGGGGCACTCCCGAACGGATCGCCCGGGCGGTCCGCCGGGCCACGGGGGGCGCGGTCGGGGATCCGGTCACCCGCGGCACGCCCTGA
- a CDS encoding TetR/AcrR family transcriptional regulator — MPSDEHRLTPRRTPRQVRAELTRERILNAAAHVFTEYGYAAGTTNRIAEHARVSIGSLYQYFPNKDAILAKLLVRHIDRGGWTGADELELTPGSLKETVLALVRDAIDHHRDDPQLLRMMIEQAPVSGELIEAMDRHGTARVRQIRDVLARHPDVRVDDLDMAAELVVGTVEMNTHQLMASPHPVQVERLERELAAMITRYLRGDQ; from the coding sequence ATGCCCTCCGACGAACACCGTCTCACCCCACGTCGCACGCCTCGGCAGGTGCGCGCCGAGCTCACCCGTGAGCGCATCCTCAACGCCGCTGCTCACGTTTTCACCGAGTACGGCTATGCCGCGGGCACCACCAACCGCATCGCCGAACACGCCCGCGTGTCCATCGGCTCGCTGTACCAGTACTTCCCGAACAAGGACGCCATCCTGGCCAAGCTGCTGGTCCGTCACATCGACCGCGGGGGCTGGACGGGAGCCGACGAGCTGGAGCTGACCCCGGGCAGTCTGAAGGAGACGGTGCTGGCCCTGGTCCGCGACGCGATCGACCACCATCGTGACGACCCGCAACTCCTGCGGATGATGATCGAACAGGCGCCGGTCTCCGGCGAACTGATCGAAGCGATGGACCGGCACGGCACGGCGCGGGTGCGGCAGATACGCGATGTGCTCGCCCGGCATCCGGACGTCCGGGTGGATGACCTCGACATGGCCGCGGAACTCGTCGTGGGAACGGTGGAGATGAACACCCACCAACTCATGGCGAGCCCGCACCCGGTCCAGGTCGAGAGGCTGGAGCGGGAGCTGGCCGCCATGATCACTCGCTATCTGCGGGGTGACCAGTAG
- a CDS encoding LacI family DNA-binding transcriptional regulator, which translates to MPPKRVTLADVARRAGLSPTAASMILNGRPDSRLSADAHARVHEAATELGYRPNVAARSLRTDKTLTIGFISDVVATTRFASGLIRGALDAAQRAGHVMLVLETGGDPARESEAIGAVLDRQVDGIIFAVMRARELFVPEIPTSTRVVMLNATNKKHPVSVLPDELTGGASAVGLLADAGHREGIALIGHNAEAEAGLFRSTTVEQRISGIRAEMARRGLRFAAEESCWDWEPHQGYDVTRALLERRSDIRALLCMNDRLAFGAYQALADRGLSVPQDISVVSFDNDELASYLRPGLTTVGLPHEAMGRASVEILLGTGTPSGGRLIPMPVIERTSIRPHPPAPARD; encoded by the coding sequence ATGCCGCCCAAGCGCGTCACGCTCGCCGATGTCGCCCGCCGTGCCGGACTGTCCCCGACCGCCGCATCGATGATCCTGAACGGCAGGCCCGATTCCCGGCTCTCCGCCGACGCGCATGCCCGGGTCCACGAGGCGGCCACCGAACTCGGCTACCGGCCGAACGTCGCGGCACGCAGCCTGCGCACCGACAAGACCCTCACCATCGGGTTCATCTCCGACGTGGTCGCCACCACCCGCTTCGCGAGCGGCCTGATCCGCGGAGCACTGGACGCCGCCCAGCGGGCCGGGCACGTCATGCTCGTCCTGGAGACCGGCGGCGATCCGGCACGCGAGTCGGAGGCGATCGGTGCCGTACTGGACCGGCAGGTGGACGGCATCATCTTCGCCGTCATGCGCGCCCGGGAGCTGTTCGTGCCCGAGATCCCGACGAGCACGCGCGTGGTCATGCTCAACGCCACGAACAAGAAGCATCCCGTCTCGGTGCTCCCCGACGAACTCACCGGCGGCGCCTCGGCGGTCGGTCTCCTCGCCGATGCCGGCCATCGCGAGGGGATCGCCCTCATCGGGCACAACGCCGAAGCCGAGGCGGGGCTCTTCCGGTCCACCACCGTCGAGCAGCGGATCTCCGGCATCCGTGCGGAGATGGCCCGACGAGGGCTGCGGTTCGCCGCCGAGGAATCATGCTGGGACTGGGAGCCGCACCAGGGCTACGACGTCACACGCGCCCTCCTCGAACGCCGCAGCGACATCCGGGCCCTGCTGTGCATGAACGACCGCCTCGCGTTCGGCGCGTACCAGGCCCTGGCCGACCGTGGACTGAGCGTCCCGCAGGACATCTCGGTCGTCTCGTTCGACAACGACGAACTCGCCTCCTACCTCCGCCCCGGCCTCACCACCGTCGGACTGCCGCACGAAGCCATGGGCCGTGCCTCGGTCGAGATCCTCCTCGGTACCGGCACACCGTCCGGCGGCCGTCTGATTCCCATGCCGGTGATCGAGCGGACATCGATCCGGCCCCACCCGCCCGCTCCCGCACGTGACTGA